One region of Mycolicibacterium rhodesiae NBB3 genomic DNA includes:
- the nhaA gene encoding Na+/H+ antiporter NhaA gives MSNPLSRRLLTRSTWPEAKRLSEILRQETVGGVLLLIAAGAALLWANSPWSDGYHALSDFMFGPEPVHLHLSVSAWAADGLLAIFFFVVGVELKREFVAGDLRDPRRAALPILAAVGGMVVPAAIFVTINVTSGHPENVVGWAVPTATDIAFAVAVLAVLSTHLPSALRTFLLTLAVVDDLLAIIVIAFFYTDDLSPSALALALLPAGLFALCIQRGVRHWWLLVPLAVATWALVHASGVHATVAGVLLGFTVPVLGRHACAENVERRLRPVSAGFAVPVFAFFAAGVTVGGWSGFVTDLVSPVTLGIIAGLVIGKPLGVLCTSYLLARFTRADLDDDLAWRDVLGVSLLAGIGFTVSLLIGELAFGHGTAAGDNVKIGVLVGSVVAGVLASVVLLSRNAAYRRICELETVDADHDGVPDIYDARQD, from the coding sequence ATGAGCAATCCACTCAGCCGTCGCCTCCTGACGCGCAGCACATGGCCCGAGGCCAAACGGCTCTCCGAAATCCTGCGCCAGGAAACCGTCGGCGGTGTGCTGCTGCTCATCGCCGCGGGAGCTGCACTGCTGTGGGCGAATTCGCCATGGTCGGACGGCTATCACGCGTTGTCGGATTTCATGTTCGGACCTGAGCCCGTGCATCTGCATCTGAGTGTGTCGGCGTGGGCTGCCGACGGCCTCCTCGCGATCTTCTTCTTCGTCGTGGGGGTGGAGCTAAAACGCGAGTTCGTCGCCGGCGATCTGCGAGATCCGCGCCGCGCCGCGCTGCCGATCCTCGCCGCGGTCGGCGGCATGGTGGTGCCCGCGGCGATCTTCGTCACAATCAACGTGACGTCCGGTCATCCAGAGAACGTCGTGGGGTGGGCGGTGCCGACCGCGACCGACATCGCGTTCGCCGTCGCGGTGCTGGCGGTGCTCTCTACCCACCTGCCCAGCGCGCTGCGCACCTTCCTGCTGACGCTGGCCGTGGTCGACGACCTGCTGGCGATCATCGTGATCGCGTTCTTCTACACCGACGACCTGTCGCCGTCGGCGCTGGCGCTGGCGCTGCTGCCCGCGGGCCTGTTCGCGCTGTGCATCCAGCGTGGTGTGCGGCATTGGTGGTTGCTGGTCCCGCTGGCGGTCGCCACATGGGCGCTCGTCCACGCCAGCGGTGTGCACGCGACCGTTGCGGGCGTGCTGTTGGGGTTCACCGTGCCGGTGCTGGGGCGGCACGCGTGCGCCGAGAACGTCGAGCGTCGGCTGCGTCCGGTGTCGGCCGGCTTTGCGGTTCCGGTGTTCGCGTTCTTCGCAGCGGGGGTGACCGTCGGCGGCTGGTCGGGTTTCGTGACGGACCTGGTGTCCCCGGTCACGCTGGGCATCATTGCGGGCCTGGTGATCGGCAAGCCGCTAGGGGTGTTGTGTACGTCGTACCTCCTGGCCAGGTTCACCAGGGCTGACCTCGACGACGACCTCGCGTGGCGTGACGTTCTCGGCGTGTCGTTGCTGGCGGGCATCGGGTTCACAGTTTCGTTACTTATCGGGGAGCTGGCCTTCGGACACGGCACGGCAGCGGGGGACAACGTCAAGATCGGCGTCCTGGTCGGGTCTGTTGTCGCAGGTGTGCTGGCCTCTGTGGTCTTGTTGAGCCGAAACGCGGCGTATCGGCGCATATGTGAGCTCGAGACCGTCGACGCCGACCACGATGGTGTGCCCGACATCTACGACGCTCGGCAGGACTGA
- a CDS encoding ribonuclease D, giving the protein MTDPHEADPESGPEDEPEATPLLAPRDGVPDLAVSADEIKSAAELLASGSGPFAVDAERASGFRYSNRAYLVQIRRAGSGTVLIDPVNHGGDPVDTLAPIAEVLATGEWVLHAADQDLPCLAEVGLRPTTLYDTELAGRLAGYDKVNLAAMVQRLLGLQLMKGHGAADWSKRPLPHDWLNYAALDVEVLLDLRHAIAAVLDAQNKSDWAAQEFEHLRMFEGAPTRRDRWRRTSGIHKIRDPRALAAVRELWITRDRIAQRRDIAPGRILPDAAIVNAATADPDTVEKLTTLPVFGGSRQRRQAHVWLEALARARTTDDPPTPQEPSTGPPPASRWARRKPEAAVRLEAARSGIAELSQRVSVPTENVVTPEIVRRLCWDWQPLPTAEQTASAIDEFLRDAGARQWQRDLAVPVLADALYPDPTQANSD; this is encoded by the coding sequence ATGACCGACCCCCACGAGGCCGACCCCGAATCGGGCCCGGAGGACGAGCCGGAGGCCACCCCGCTGCTGGCGCCGCGCGACGGCGTGCCGGACTTGGCTGTGAGCGCCGACGAGATCAAGAGCGCCGCCGAACTGTTGGCGTCGGGCAGCGGTCCTTTCGCGGTCGACGCCGAGCGCGCCTCGGGTTTCCGCTACTCGAATCGCGCCTACCTGGTGCAGATCCGGCGGGCCGGATCAGGCACAGTGTTGATCGACCCCGTCAACCACGGCGGTGATCCGGTCGACACGCTGGCCCCGATCGCAGAGGTGCTGGCGACCGGCGAGTGGGTACTGCACGCGGCCGACCAGGATCTGCCCTGCCTGGCCGAGGTCGGATTGCGGCCCACGACGCTGTACGACACCGAACTCGCCGGCCGGCTGGCGGGGTACGACAAGGTGAACCTCGCCGCGATGGTGCAGAGACTGCTGGGTCTACAGCTGATGAAGGGCCACGGCGCCGCGGACTGGTCGAAGCGGCCGCTGCCCCACGATTGGCTGAACTACGCCGCGCTGGACGTCGAGGTGCTGCTCGACCTGCGTCACGCAATTGCCGCGGTGCTCGACGCGCAGAACAAATCCGATTGGGCCGCACAGGAATTCGAGCATCTGCGGATGTTCGAGGGTGCGCCGACGCGACGGGACCGCTGGCGGCGCACGTCGGGCATCCACAAGATCCGTGACCCCCGTGCACTGGCTGCGGTGCGCGAGCTGTGGATCACCCGCGATCGCATCGCCCAGCGACGTGACATCGCGCCCGGGCGCATCCTGCCCGATGCGGCGATCGTCAACGCCGCCACCGCCGACCCGGACACCGTCGAAAAACTCACCACGCTCCCGGTGTTCGGCGGCTCGCGACAGCGCCGTCAGGCGCATGTGTGGCTGGAGGCCCTCGCGCGGGCCCGCACCACCGACGATCCGCCGACGCCGCAGGAGCCGTCCACCGGCCCCCCGCCCGCATCGAGGTGGGCCCGGCGTAAGCCCGAGGCGGCGGTCCGACTGGAGGCGGCTCGGTCCGGCATCGCCGAACTGTCGCAACGGGTTTCGGTGCCAACCGAGAACGTTGTCACCCCTGAGATCGTGCGTCGGTTGTGCTGGGACTGGCAGCCGTTGCCGACCGCCGAACAGACCGCGTCGGCGATCGACGAATTCCTGCGCGACGCGGGAGCGCGGCAGTGGCAACGTGACCTCGCGGTTCCAGTGCTCGCTGACGCGCTCTACCCCGACCCGACCCAGGCCAACAGCGACTAG
- the hemE gene encoding uroporphyrinogen decarboxylase, whose amino-acid sequence MTTRRELPDSPYLAAARGRKPSRVPVWFMRQAGRSLPEYRALRAKNTMMQACFDAELITEITLQPIRRHGVDAAILFSDIVVPLRAAGIELDIVPDVGPVIDHPVRTVADVNAIKPLEPQQVAPVADAVTNLVSELGDVPLIGFAGAPFTLASYLVEGGPSRNHERTKAMMLGESDTWHALMTTLTDVTIAFLQTQLTAGVDAIQLFDSWAGTLSLADYRTYVLPHSSRVFSTLKDAGVPMTHFGVGTAELLGAMGEAGASVVGVDWRTSLTDAATRVAPGTALQGNLDPVVLLAGWPVVERAARAVVEDARRAVDAGAAGHIFNLGHGVLPGTDPDVITELVALVHSL is encoded by the coding sequence ATGACTACCCGCCGTGAGCTGCCCGACTCGCCCTATCTCGCCGCCGCTCGCGGCCGCAAGCCAAGCCGCGTGCCGGTGTGGTTCATGCGCCAAGCCGGACGTTCGCTGCCCGAGTACCGCGCATTGCGCGCCAAGAACACGATGATGCAGGCCTGTTTCGACGCGGAGCTGATCACCGAGATCACGCTGCAACCGATTCGCAGGCACGGCGTGGACGCCGCCATCCTGTTCTCGGACATCGTCGTGCCGCTGCGAGCCGCGGGCATCGAACTGGACATCGTGCCGGATGTCGGGCCGGTGATCGACCATCCGGTGCGGACCGTCGCCGATGTCAATGCGATCAAACCGCTGGAGCCGCAGCAGGTTGCACCGGTCGCCGACGCCGTGACGAACTTGGTGTCCGAGCTCGGCGATGTCCCGCTCATCGGGTTCGCGGGCGCGCCGTTCACCTTGGCGTCCTATCTGGTGGAGGGCGGTCCGAGCCGCAATCACGAGCGCACCAAAGCGATGATGCTGGGGGAGTCCGACACCTGGCACGCGCTGATGACGACGCTCACCGATGTGACGATCGCATTCCTCCAGACGCAGCTCACGGCCGGTGTCGACGCGATTCAGCTGTTCGACTCGTGGGCCGGGACGCTCTCGCTGGCCGATTACCGCACCTACGTGCTGCCGCACAGCTCGCGGGTGTTCTCCACCCTGAAGGACGCCGGTGTACCGATGACCCACTTCGGGGTCGGCACCGCCGAGCTCCTCGGCGCAATGGGTGAGGCAGGGGCGTCGGTCGTCGGCGTCGACTGGCGCACCTCGCTGACCGACGCCGCAACGAGGGTGGCACCCGGCACCGCCCTACAGGGCAACCTCGATCCGGTGGTTCTTCTTGCGGGCTGGCCGGTCGTCGAGCGGGCGGCGCGCGCCGTCGTCGAGGACGCCCGTCGCGCGGTCGACGCCGGAGCGGCCGGCCACATCTTCAATCTCGGGCACGGCGTGCTGCCAGGTACCGACCCCGACGTGATCACTGAACTGGTGGCGTTGGTGCACTCGTTGTGA
- a CDS encoding DUF3000 domain-containing protein, which produces MTTAEPVQFREAVAAMNATTVRAEIELGPIRPPQRLAPFSYALGAEVRHPETAIVPERSEGDAFGRLILLHDPEGAEAWDGTMRLVAYIQADLDASEAVDPLLPEVAWSWLVDALETRAEHVTALGGTVTATTSVRYGDISGPPRAHQLELRASWTATTLQLGPHVEAFCEVLEHAAGLPPTGVTDLSSRTRA; this is translated from the coding sequence GTGACCACCGCCGAACCAGTTCAATTTCGCGAAGCGGTGGCGGCCATGAATGCCACCACCGTCCGAGCGGAGATAGAGCTCGGCCCCATCCGCCCGCCACAGCGGCTGGCCCCGTTCAGCTATGCGCTGGGCGCCGAAGTGCGCCATCCGGAGACGGCGATCGTTCCCGAACGTTCGGAGGGAGACGCCTTCGGGCGGCTCATCCTGTTGCACGACCCCGAAGGCGCGGAGGCCTGGGACGGCACGATGCGGCTGGTCGCGTATATCCAGGCCGACCTGGACGCCAGTGAAGCCGTGGACCCGCTGTTGCCGGAAGTCGCGTGGAGTTGGCTCGTCGACGCGTTGGAGACGCGGGCCGAGCATGTCACCGCGCTCGGCGGAACTGTCACCGCCACCACCTCGGTGCGCTACGGCGACATCTCCGGCCCGCCACGCGCCCATCAGCTCGAGCTACGGGCGTCGTGGACGGCGACCACGCTGCAGCTTGGCCCGCATGTCGAGGCTTTCTGCGAGGTGCTCGAGCATGCCGCCGGGTTACCGCCGACGGGTGTCACCGACCTGAGCTCCCGCACCCGCGCCTGA
- a CDS encoding class I SAM-dependent RNA methyltransferase yields the protein MTVDATIDGPSGSSELTLTVGPPANGGSCVARHDGRVVFVRYALPGETVRVRVTSDRGSYWHADVMEVIEPSADRVDSICPIAGVDEAGCCDLAFADPAAARRLKGAVVANQLARLGGFAWRDEAGAVAEPVGDHGATGWRTRVRLDTSPQGQAGFHRYHSAELVTDLDCAQLPTGMLDGIHDWVWPHGAHVHVAVDDNGDRHVVQSGPREGRKTPTHVIEGEYEAVQRVGERVWRVPVTAFWQAHRDAPQMYSDLVAEWAQLGRGMTAWDLYGGAGVFASVLAEAVGDTGKVLTVDTSRAASRSAREALAGAGWVSVLTDSVRRALSAQRIRPDVAVLDPPRTGAGREVIDLLAAAEVPRVIHIGCEAASFARDVGLYRSHGYAVEDLRVFDSFPLTHHVECVAVLTR from the coding sequence TTGACCGTCGACGCCACGATCGACGGGCCGTCGGGCTCGTCGGAACTCACCCTGACCGTGGGGCCGCCTGCCAATGGCGGCAGCTGCGTCGCGCGCCATGACGGCCGCGTCGTGTTCGTGCGCTACGCGCTGCCGGGCGAGACGGTCCGCGTCCGTGTCACCTCGGATCGCGGGTCGTACTGGCATGCCGACGTCATGGAGGTCATCGAGCCGTCGGCCGACCGCGTCGACTCGATCTGTCCGATCGCGGGTGTCGACGAAGCGGGCTGCTGCGATCTGGCGTTCGCCGACCCGGCGGCGGCACGCCGGCTGAAGGGCGCCGTGGTTGCCAATCAGCTGGCCCGGCTGGGTGGGTTCGCATGGCGCGACGAAGCCGGCGCGGTGGCCGAACCCGTGGGCGATCACGGGGCGACGGGCTGGCGGACCAGGGTGCGACTGGACACGTCACCGCAGGGCCAGGCGGGATTCCATCGTTATCACAGCGCCGAACTCGTCACAGACCTCGACTGTGCGCAGCTGCCGACGGGCATGCTCGACGGCATTCACGATTGGGTGTGGCCGCACGGCGCTCACGTGCACGTGGCGGTCGATGACAATGGCGACCGGCACGTGGTGCAGTCAGGGCCTCGCGAGGGACGTAAGACGCCCACGCACGTGATCGAGGGCGAGTACGAGGCGGTCCAACGGGTCGGGGAGCGGGTGTGGCGGGTGCCGGTGACCGCGTTCTGGCAGGCGCACCGCGATGCCCCGCAGATGTACAGCGACCTGGTGGCCGAATGGGCGCAGCTGGGCAGGGGTATGACCGCCTGGGATTTGTACGGCGGGGCAGGCGTTTTCGCTTCGGTGCTCGCGGAGGCCGTCGGTGACACCGGCAAGGTCCTCACCGTCGACACCTCACGCGCTGCGTCGCGGTCGGCGCGCGAGGCGCTGGCCGGTGCGGGATGGGTCTCGGTGCTCACCGATTCCGTGCGAAGGGCGCTGAGCGCACAGCGGATACGGCCCGACGTCGCGGTGCTGGATCCGCCGCGGACCGGGGCCGGCCGAGAGGTGATCGACCTGCTGGCCGCCGCGGAGGTACCGCGAGTGATTCACATCGGTTGCGAGGCAGCATCCTTCGCCCGCGACGTGGGGCTCTACCGCAGCCACGGATACGCGGTCGAGGATCTACGTGTGTTCGATTCGTTTCCGTTGACGCACCACGTGGAGTGCGTCGCTGTGCTGACGCGTTGA
- a CDS encoding alkaline phosphatase D family protein, which produces MTLLLGPALRHVSDTTALIWVQTESAGVVEVLGCSAPTFEVQGYHFALVEVTGLEPDSVSEYQVRFEGATVWPLADPSFAKFPPSVIRTRGPASAHRLRAIFGSCRYPKTQVKKVEKKLKHDALDSYATRMRDLPIDKWPDALILLGDQLYADELPPDEVRRVAGRRRNRNGDRPPDEVVSFAEYERLYRHSWGDPEIRWLMSTVPTAMIFDDHDIRDDWNTSKVWRAQMADLDWWHDRIRAGLASYWVYQHLGNLSPDELADNEDYQQLLAVDGDTWPHLAEVADRADREVDSNKGVRFSYRWDLGRTRLIMIDSRNGRILDSGERMMIGEKEFRWVEAKAEENPETLNHLLLASSVPWLMPPAIGDLETLNEQAAERAGWRGKLGEKLRQAGDFEHWPAFYKSLVRLGEMIARIANHPDGPATISILSGDVHHSYAARAEVDGVSPDGSTVHQLVCSPVHNYVPLFVKPAFLLGWTKPAAAVTRWWVRRSGVQSPPVAWTNVCGPLFGNTIATVEVDGRNAEVFFEQPRKTEALQEAGRVPLNRAGG; this is translated from the coding sequence GTGACCCTGCTGCTCGGCCCCGCACTGCGGCACGTCTCCGACACCACCGCCCTGATCTGGGTGCAGACCGAAAGCGCTGGTGTCGTCGAGGTTCTGGGGTGTTCGGCCCCAACGTTCGAGGTGCAGGGATACCATTTCGCCCTCGTCGAGGTCACGGGACTCGAACCAGACAGTGTCAGCGAGTACCAGGTCCGTTTCGAGGGGGCGACGGTGTGGCCGCTCGCCGATCCGTCCTTCGCGAAGTTCCCGCCGAGCGTGATCCGAACCCGGGGTCCGGCCAGCGCGCACCGGCTGCGCGCGATCTTCGGGTCGTGCCGCTACCCGAAGACTCAGGTCAAGAAGGTCGAGAAGAAACTCAAGCACGACGCGCTTGACTCCTACGCCACACGGATGCGCGATCTGCCCATCGACAAGTGGCCCGATGCGCTGATTCTGCTCGGTGACCAGCTCTACGCGGACGAGCTTCCGCCCGACGAGGTGCGCCGGGTAGCGGGCCGCAGGCGCAACCGCAATGGCGACCGGCCACCCGACGAGGTGGTCAGCTTCGCCGAGTACGAGCGGCTGTACCGGCACTCGTGGGGTGATCCGGAGATCCGGTGGCTGATGTCCACCGTCCCGACGGCGATGATCTTCGACGACCACGACATCCGCGACGACTGGAACACCTCGAAGGTGTGGCGCGCGCAGATGGCGGACCTGGACTGGTGGCACGACCGGATCCGGGCCGGCCTGGCCTCCTACTGGGTGTATCAGCACCTCGGGAATCTGAGCCCGGACGAGCTGGCCGACAACGAGGATTACCAGCAGTTGCTGGCCGTCGACGGAGACACCTGGCCACATCTGGCCGAAGTGGCCGACAGAGCCGACCGTGAGGTCGACAGCAACAAGGGAGTCCGGTTCAGCTATCGGTGGGACCTCGGACGCACCCGACTGATCATGATCGACTCCCGCAACGGCCGGATCCTTGATTCCGGCGAGCGCATGATGATCGGCGAGAAGGAGTTCCGCTGGGTCGAGGCCAAGGCCGAAGAGAACCCGGAGACACTTAACCACCTGTTGCTCGCGTCGTCGGTGCCGTGGTTGATGCCGCCCGCCATCGGCGATCTGGAGACGCTCAACGAGCAGGCGGCCGAGCGCGCCGGATGGCGCGGAAAACTCGGCGAAAAGCTAAGGCAGGCTGGCGATTTCGAGCATTGGCCAGCGTTCTACAAGTCACTGGTGCGGCTCGGTGAGATGATCGCGCGGATCGCCAATCATCCTGATGGCCCGGCCACGATCAGCATCCTGTCGGGCGACGTGCATCACAGCTATGCCGCCCGCGCGGAGGTCGACGGCGTGTCACCCGACGGGTCGACTGTTCATCAGCTGGTGTGCTCACCCGTGCACAACTACGTACCGCTGTTCGTCAAGCCCGCGTTCCTCCTTGGCTGGACGAAGCCCGCGGCCGCCGTGACCCGCTGGTGGGTGAGGCGTTCCGGCGTGCAATCGCCGCCGGTGGCCTGGACCAACGTCTGCGGCCCCCTGTTCGGGAACACCATCGCGACGGTCGAGGTCGACGGCCGGAACGCGGAGGTCTTCTTCGAGCAGCCACGCAAGACCGAGGCGTTGCAGGAAGCGGGCCGGGTACCGCTCAATCGAGCTGGCGGCTGA
- the dxs gene encoding 1-deoxy-D-xylulose-5-phosphate synthase produces MLEQIRGPADLQHLTQSQMSDLAQEIREFLIHKVAATGGHLGPNLGVVELTLALHRVFDSPHDPIIFDTGHQSYVHKMVTGRIHEFDTLRKKDGLSGYPSRAESEHDWVESSHASAALSYADGLAKAFELSGHRNRHVVAVVGDGALTGGMCWEALNNIAAARRPVVVVVNDNGRSYAPTIGGFAEHMAGLRLQPGYEKVLEEGRKAVQKVPVIGELCYQGMHSIKAGIKDALSPQVMFTDLGLKYVGPIDGHDEQAVETALRRARGFNAPVIVHVVTRKGMGYAPAENDEADQMHSCGVIDPETGLATSVPGPGWTAAFSDALISYAARRRDVVAITAAMPGPTGLSDFRKRFPDRFFDVGIAEQHAMTSAAGLAMGGLHPVVAIYSTFLNRAFDQIMMDVALHKLPVTMVLDRSGVTGPDGASHNGMWDLSLLGIVPGIRVAAPRDGVRLREELGEALNIKDGPTAIRFPKGDVGEDIPAIEKRGEVDVLALPADGLSDDVLVVAVGPFAVMALAVAERLRNQGIGVTVVDPRWVLPVPSVLGELAAAHKLVVTIEDNGVHGGVGSAVSAALRRAEIDVPCRDLGLPQEFFAQASRGEVLTDVGLTDRNIARQITGWVAAQGSAVSETEVSRQLD; encoded by the coding sequence ATGCTTGAACAGATCCGCGGCCCCGCTGATCTGCAGCACTTGACCCAGTCACAGATGAGTGATTTGGCGCAGGAAATCCGCGAATTCCTCATTCACAAGGTCGCTGCAACCGGCGGGCACCTCGGGCCCAACCTCGGCGTCGTCGAGTTGACCCTTGCCCTGCACCGCGTCTTCGATTCACCGCACGATCCGATCATTTTCGACACCGGACATCAGTCCTATGTGCACAAGATGGTGACGGGTCGCATTCACGAGTTCGACACGCTGCGCAAGAAGGACGGTCTGTCGGGCTACCCGTCGCGCGCCGAGAGCGAGCACGACTGGGTGGAGTCGAGCCACGCGAGCGCCGCGCTGTCGTACGCCGACGGGCTGGCCAAGGCCTTCGAGCTGTCCGGGCATCGCAACCGGCACGTGGTCGCTGTCGTCGGCGATGGCGCCCTGACCGGCGGCATGTGCTGGGAGGCGCTGAACAACATCGCCGCGGCGCGGCGTCCGGTCGTCGTCGTGGTCAACGACAACGGCCGCAGCTACGCACCCACGATCGGCGGCTTCGCCGAGCACATGGCCGGGCTTCGTCTGCAGCCGGGCTACGAGAAGGTGCTCGAGGAGGGTCGCAAGGCCGTTCAGAAGGTGCCGGTCATCGGCGAGCTCTGCTACCAGGGCATGCACAGCATCAAGGCGGGCATCAAGGATGCGCTGTCGCCGCAGGTGATGTTCACCGACCTGGGGCTGAAGTACGTGGGCCCGATCGACGGCCATGACGAGCAGGCGGTGGAGACCGCCCTGCGGCGTGCGCGCGGCTTCAACGCACCTGTGATCGTGCACGTCGTCACCCGCAAGGGCATGGGCTACGCGCCGGCGGAGAACGATGAGGCCGACCAGATGCACTCGTGCGGTGTCATCGATCCGGAGACGGGGCTGGCAACGTCGGTACCCGGCCCCGGGTGGACGGCGGCGTTCTCCGACGCCCTGATCTCCTACGCCGCGCGGCGTCGCGACGTCGTGGCGATCACCGCGGCGATGCCCGGCCCGACGGGGCTGTCCGACTTCCGGAAGCGATTCCCGGACAGGTTCTTCGACGTCGGCATCGCCGAACAGCATGCGATGACGTCGGCAGCCGGTCTGGCGATGGGCGGCCTGCATCCGGTGGTGGCGATCTACTCGACGTTCCTCAACCGGGCGTTCGACCAGATCATGATGGACGTGGCGCTGCACAAGCTGCCCGTCACGATGGTGCTGGACCGCTCGGGCGTGACCGGTCCGGACGGCGCCAGCCACAACGGCATGTGGGACCTGTCCCTCCTGGGCATCGTCCCCGGCATACGGGTGGCCGCGCCGCGCGACGGTGTCCGTCTGCGTGAGGAACTCGGCGAGGCGCTCAACATCAAGGACGGCCCGACTGCGATCCGCTTTCCCAAAGGTGATGTCGGCGAAGACATTCCGGCCATCGAAAAGCGTGGCGAGGTCGACGTGTTGGCCCTTCCGGCCGACGGTCTGTCCGACGATGTCCTCGTGGTCGCCGTCGGGCCCTTCGCGGTAATGGCCCTGGCGGTCGCCGAGCGGTTGCGCAACCAGGGCATCGGCGTCACCGTCGTCGACCCACGATGGGTGCTTCCGGTGCCCTCGGTCCTCGGCGAGTTGGCGGCCGCACACAAGCTGGTTGTCACGATCGAGGACAACGGCGTGCACGGCGGCGTCGGGTCGGCGGTTTCGGCAGCGCTGCGCCGGGCCGAGATCGACGTGCCCTGCCGCGACCTCGGGTTGCCGCAGGAATTCTTTGCGCAGGCCTCACGCGGTGAGGTGCTCACCGATGTCGGCCTGACCGACCGCAACATCGCCCGTCAGATCACCGGATGGGTGGCCGCCCAGGGCAGCGCGGTCTCCGAGACCGAGGTCAGCCGCCAGCTCGATTGA
- a CDS encoding alpha/beta fold hydrolase — MDAELERWKTAGQYFDYLGFDIFYRVEGSGPNLLLVHGYPFNSWDWSLVWPTLVDRFTVIAPDMIGMGFSAKPVAYGYSVPDHADMHEALLAHLDVDSCHMLAHDLGDSVGQELLARSEFGEHSYGSIRYDSITWLNGGLFNEAYTPRTMQKLMSGTPLGDLISPLQGRPLSRRIVEPTINEMFGPNTKPSRELMGRFHEILEYNDGKRVLHKVGRFLGDRYTHRNRWVRAMRETSVPMRLIDGPIDPNSGAHMARRYAEVIPDADVVMLADDIGHWPQIEAPEAVLEHFLAHIDRVG; from the coding sequence ATGGATGCTGAACTCGAGCGCTGGAAGACCGCCGGACAGTACTTCGACTACCTGGGTTTCGACATCTTCTACCGGGTCGAAGGCAGTGGTCCGAACCTTCTGCTCGTCCACGGTTACCCCTTCAACTCGTGGGACTGGTCGCTCGTCTGGCCAACTCTCGTCGACCGGTTCACCGTCATCGCGCCGGACATGATCGGCATGGGTTTCTCCGCCAAACCCGTCGCATACGGCTACTCGGTGCCAGACCACGCGGACATGCACGAAGCCCTGCTCGCCCACCTCGACGTCGACAGCTGCCACATGCTCGCCCACGATCTGGGTGACTCGGTGGGTCAGGAACTGTTGGCCCGCAGCGAATTCGGTGAACATTCGTACGGATCGATCCGCTATGACTCGATCACCTGGCTCAACGGCGGGCTGTTCAACGAGGCCTACACCCCGCGCACCATGCAGAAGCTGATGTCGGGGACCCCGCTGGGGGACCTCATCAGCCCGCTGCAGGGCCGTCCGTTGTCCCGGCGGATCGTGGAGCCGACGATCAACGAAATGTTCGGTCCGAATACCAAGCCGTCACGTGAGTTGATGGGGCGCTTCCACGAGATCCTCGAATACAACGACGGCAAGCGGGTGCTGCACAAGGTCGGACGGTTTCTGGGCGATCGTTATACGCACCGCAATCGGTGGGTTCGCGCCATGCGCGAAACGTCGGTCCCGATGCGGCTCATCGACGGGCCCATCGACCCCAATTCCGGGGCGCACATGGCGCGCCGATACGCCGAGGTCATTCCGGACGCGGATGTGGTGATGCTGGCCGACGACATCGGTCACTGGCCGCAGATCGAGGCCCCCGAGGCGGTGCTGGAGCACTTCCTGGCCCACATCGACCGGGTCGGCTAG